Proteins found in one Salvia splendens isolate huo1 chromosome 10, SspV2, whole genome shotgun sequence genomic segment:
- the LOC121751418 gene encoding uncharacterized protein LOC121751418 yields MLSTEIPPSDLCGSDERASDNNQHQLGVDLFKPGLDYNNPPPNFSIRDYVFNTRDKDIKNNWPFSQKNLQLCLKHGVKDVLPPFHSLGSVTNPTIDQQRVVDSLRYSDVKYPRSCDHGFRKRPALNIENINSSECEEDKEFPSTTTSQSCSDVNYVPPIRNNCSGPEARYLLSEKPGCAVRESKKAESSIQSPVKKCRLVVKLKNISEPRSIEDSAVVTETMASKVCPVCKTFSSSSNTTLNAHIDQCLSGESMIKWTTNSKVIKHRIKPRKTRMMADIYETALCCTLEDLDKRNGTNWASNKGLLQPQDLEVPGEEEENKKTNLPLEVDNLNQEGAVYIDSSGTKLRILSKLNNPPSRTNVNDSGGCKLVKRDKGNQLLLSKKKKRKKRKKHTVQRLDLQKNSVDGQGSCSPIPDQLSDCPPHGPKNCYPKTEVSDDHPKVYSSEGQKEDDPTKSRTASEHMKSDDFGMIKQWVGSKRTGLKKKINLELENQCPDKKSVSSLGDRGNSAPISSISSDENHVLPPQVLKRKENFCRSVEGWTELLCLRKGPGIPSARSEQMTEKKNHLMSSKFNVKQSRKVSTSVHDHLVDPPNRAESHTPSHSTKRTGIRSSPTVKKDSSFVGPSISKYRTLSSESKTATHPRKMSSGRAMSSGGKKFSSLKTKLLPGRHAFGAELKKNLGGDLSFFKNPRLHCTSRSDDEAVVSQPIFHAENNLVGETATLMEKNCDDPSINRTRILKHRRRIGRFFNTGEREMTSNGSKTSHEFDSHDVGKKIDSCIGVSVPIDTSSVLEEEEAEMIDDIVCEPAETEREAFVSFSKSLDSAFPGLSGSNVESVSQYYRKAYDGHCPSELVFHADQEMFCADNVGNNLVTHDCRELTEMDGDEAQGNYFVDVDPIPIPGPLGSFLPSPGRMGSEELLGHSALTTCRIQSSDDGPKVVDMDSSDSPVSAMSTVSNSIAGRSSSLSTPNVTEDRNNPVVEGSSFGQIANGEKELNSVKTKANLMLPEVNIVVQNIQPCCCSRKDIASLHGGSMDHHESQIVRRRTMTPLSVLAQEKEINYDAKNEIHCIDVRAEALSEKEPPLPVMGKDVANSPVGYTHHPETMFRDCEFPSPSTSNPVLRLMGKNLMVVSKDDNLPSQSSMTIEHPSVRLCVENARIRHNQPNSFHHMLSPVPSPMFDNMQGHAPANYRSSCHQSTAMYPTMNTHEYGRGFGLVRPETCDIEKVSTQKADSCGGRFLWWQTQGNNRHR; encoded by the exons ATGTTATCCACTGAAATCCCTCCTTCAGATCTCTGTGGCAGTGATGAGAGGGCATCTGATAATAATCAGCACCAGCTAGGGGTAGATCTGTTCAAGCCAGGCCTTGATTACAACAACCCACCTCCCAACTTCTCCATAAG GGATTATGTGTTCAATACAAGGGACAAAGATATCAAGAATAACTGGCCATTCTCTCAGAAGAATTTGCAGCTTTGTTTGAAGCATGGAGTGAAGGATGTATTGCCTCCTTTCCATTCTCTGGGTTCTGTGACAAACCCAACTATAGACCAACAACGTGTAGTTGATAGTTTAAGGTATTCTGATGTGAAATATCCTCGGTCGTGTGACCATGGTTTTCGCAAAAGGCCAGCTCTGAACATTGAGAACATCAACTCAAGTGAATGTGAAGAGGATAAAGAATTCCCATCAACCACAACGAGCCAATCATGCTCTGATGTAAATTATGTTCCCCCAATTAGAAATAATTGCTCGGGACCAGAAGCTCGATATCTGTTGAGTGAGAAGCCCGGGTGTGCAGTTCGAGAGTCCAAGAAGGCTGAAAGTTCCATTCAAAGCCCAGTTAAAAAGTGCAGATTGGTTGTCAAGTTAAAAAATATTTCTGAACCAAGGTCAATCGAAGATTCTGCTGTGGTTACAGAAACAATGGCTTCAAAAGTGTGCCCCGTGTGCAAGACATTTTCGTCATCTTCTAACACCACTTTGAATGCCCACATAGATCAATGCCTTTCTGGTGAGTCCATGATCAAATGGACGACAAATTCTAAAGTGATCAAGCATAGAATAAAACCAAGGAAAACAAGAATGATGGCAGACATATATGAAACAGCGCTATGCTGTACACTGGAGGATCTTGATAAAAGAAATGGAACAAACTGGGCTTCAAATAAGGGCCTTCTTCAACCTCAGGATCTGGAGGTGCCCGGTGAGGAGGAGgagaataagaaaacaaatttGCCACTTGAAGTTGATAACCTCAACCAGGAAGGTGCTGTGTATATTGACTCAAGTGGTACTAAACTTCGAATTCTATCCAAGCTCAACAACCCTCCTTCAAGGACAAATGTTAATGATTCTGGAGGATGCAAGTTGGTCAAAAGAGATAAAGGAAACCAATTGCTTTTGagtaagaagaagaaaaggaagaagagaaagaagcaTACTGTCCAGAGACTTGATCTTCAGAAGAATTCTGTTGATGGCCAAGGAAGCTGCTCTCCCATTCCTGATCAGCTTTCCGACTGCCCTCCACATGGTCCGAAAAATTGCTATCCCAAGACTGAG GTTAGTGATGATCATCCGAAGGTATATTCCTCTGAAGGTCAGAAGGAGGATGATCCTACAAAGTCCCGCACAGCATCTGAGCATATGAAGTCCGACGATTTTGGAATGATTAAACAGTGGGTAGGCTCCAAGCGTACTGGTCTAAAAAAGAAGATCAATCTTGAGCTTGAAAATCAGTGTCCAGATAAAAAAAGTGTTTCGTCACTTGGTGATAGAGGAAATAGTGCCCCTATATCCTCAATTTCATCCGATGAAAATCATGTGTTACCTCCTCAAGTCctcaaaagaaaggaaaacttTTGCAGATCTGTTGAAGGATGGACAGAACTACTTTGTTTAAGAAAGGGACCTGGAATTCCCTCGGCCAGATCTGAACAAATGACTGAAAAGAAAAATCATTTGATGTCCTCCAAATTCAATGTTAAGCAGTCGAGAAAAGTCAGCACATCAGTTCATGATCACCTTGTGGATCCTCCAAATCGTGCAGAAAGTCACACCCCTTCTCACAGTACTAAGAGAACTGGGATACGCAGCAGTCCAACTGTGAAAAAGGATAGCTCTTTTGTTGGCCCAAGCATCTCCAAGTATCGTACTCTTTCTTCTGAAAGCAAGACAGCTACACATCCAAGAAAAATGTCGTCGGGGCGTGCAATGTCATCAGGAGGTAAGAAATTTTCTTCCTTGAAGACAAAGCTGTTGCCTGGGCGGCATGCATTTGGTGCAGAACTGAAGAAGAATTTGGGGGGAGATCTTTCATTTTTCAAGAACCCTAGGCTGCATTGCACTTCTCGATCAGATGACGAGGCAGTAGTCTCACAGCCTATATTTCATGCAGAAAATAATCTGGTGGGTGAGACTGCAACTCTAATGGAAAAGAACTGTGACGATCCATCAATCAATAGAACTAGGATTTTAAAACATCGTAGGAGAATAGGGAGATTTTTTAACACAGGTGAAAGAGAGATGACGTCTAACGGCTCTAAGACATCACATGAGTTTGATAGTCATGATGTTGGGAAAAAAATTGATTCTTGTATCGGTGTCAGTGTTCCAATTGATACATCCAGTGTCTTAGAAGAAGAAGAGGCTGAAATGATAGATGATATTGTTTGTGAGCCGGCTGAAACTGAAAGAGAAGCTTTCGTTTCCTTTAGCAAATCTTTGGATTCGGCTTTCCCTGGACTATCTGGTTCAAATGTTGAATCCGTTTCACAATATTATAGGAAAGCATATGATGGTCATTGCCCAAGTGAGCTAGTATTCCATGCAGACCAAGAGATGTTTTGTGCAGACAATGTTGGCAATAACTTGGTTACTCATGATTGTCGCGAGCTAACGGAAATGGATGGTGATGAAGCACAAGGAAACTACTTTGTTGATGTAGATCCAATTCCCATACCGGGACCACTGGGCTCCTTTTTGCCAAGTCCTGGGCGTATGGGCTCAGAAGAACTATTGGGACATTCGGCGCTGACCACTTGCAGGATACAATCTTCTGATGATGGGCCCAAAGTTGTTGATATGGATTCATCGGATTCTCCCGTTTCTGCAATGTCAACAGTGTCAAATTCCATTGCTGGAAGATCTAGTTCGTTATCCACCCCTAACGTCACAGAAGACAGGAACAATCCTGTAGTTGAAGGTTCTTCATTCGGGCAGATTGCTAATGGAGAAAAAGAGCTTAACTCTGTCAAGACGAAGGCCAACTTGATGTTACCTGAAGTGAATATTGTAGTCCAGAATATCCAGCCATGCTGTTGCTCTAGGAAGGATATTGCCTCGCTGCACGGTGGTTCTATGGATCATCACGAGTCGCAAATTGTAAGGCGGCGGACTATGACTCCTCTCTCAGTTCTTGCCCAGGAAAAGGAGATTAATTATGATGCCAAGAATGAAATCCACTGCATCGATGTAAGAGCTGAAGCACTCTCTGAGAAGGAGCCGCCTCTACCTGTAATGGGGAAAGATGTGGCAAATTCACCCGTAGGTTACACTCATCATCCCGAGACAATGTTCCGAGATTGTGAGTTTCCGAGTCCCTCTACATCAAATCCTGTCCTGAGACTAATGGGGAAAAACTTAATGGTGGTAAGTAAAGATGATAATCTGCCTAGCCAGTCGAGTATGACGATAGAGCATCCCAGTGTGAGGTTATGCGTTGAAAATGCCAGAATTAGACATAATCAGCCCAACTCCTTTCACCACATGTTATCTCCAGTCCCTTCTCCCATGTTTGACAACATGCAAGGCCACGCGCCTGCAAACTATAGGTCGTCTTGTCATCAGTCAACAGCCATGTATCCGACCATGAACACCCATGAATACGGCCGTGGGTTCGGTTTGGTCAGACCAGAAACGTGTGATATTGAGAAAGTCAGTACGCAAAAGGCAGATTCTTGTGGTGGCAGATTCTTGTGGTGGCAGACGCAAGGAAATAATCGTCATAGATGA